A region of Beijerinckia sp. 28-YEA-48 DNA encodes the following proteins:
- a CDS encoding pilus assembly protein, protein MAIKHFRNFSQATGGNVAVITAFAIIPILILVGSVIDYSRGLRVKTVLQAAVDAAALNTARQSPGLTTAQMLVIAQNSVAGAFNVGGLGEPVTTLTYTAAGTENARIKVSASVAVPNSFMSLFGFASNAVAATSTSTWGNTKLRVALALDNTGSMKGDKILALRTATTNLLTSLQNAAVKDGDVYVSIIPFSTAVKVDTSNVSASWIRWTEWEADAGNQTCTGKGNSKVCKPNSRSTWDGSIMDRDQNYDLSNATPTSNSTFFPAAPAGTGTASLMGLTYNWAALRAKVPDMVPAGNTNQPIGLAWAWQSLTMSAPLNAPAKDPKFNYADVIILLTDGDNTQNRTSSNKATIDGRQKKLCDAIKATGVTIYAVQVNTDKEALQTALQYCASDPSKFVMLTTADQIITTFASIGASLSQLHLSR, encoded by the coding sequence ATGGCGATTAAACATTTCAGGAATTTTTCTCAGGCAACCGGCGGCAACGTCGCGGTGATCACGGCTTTCGCGATCATTCCAATCCTGATCTTGGTTGGCTCGGTCATCGATTACAGCCGCGGTCTGCGGGTCAAGACGGTGTTGCAGGCGGCGGTCGATGCGGCGGCGTTGAACACCGCGCGCCAATCGCCGGGGCTGACGACCGCTCAAATGTTGGTCATCGCGCAGAATTCGGTGGCTGGCGCCTTCAATGTCGGCGGCCTGGGCGAGCCTGTCACGACGCTCACCTATACGGCGGCGGGAACAGAGAACGCGAGGATCAAGGTTTCGGCCTCGGTGGCCGTTCCGAACTCGTTCATGAGCCTGTTCGGGTTCGCGTCGAATGCGGTGGCTGCAACCTCAACGTCCACCTGGGGCAACACCAAGCTGCGCGTGGCGCTGGCGCTCGACAACACCGGTTCGATGAAGGGCGACAAAATTCTGGCATTGAGAACGGCGACGACCAATCTGCTGACGTCGTTGCAAAACGCGGCGGTCAAGGACGGCGACGTTTATGTGTCGATCATTCCATTCTCCACAGCCGTCAAAGTCGACACGTCGAATGTCTCGGCATCGTGGATTAGATGGACCGAGTGGGAAGCAGACGCAGGTAACCAGACCTGTACAGGGAAGGGAAATTCTAAAGTATGCAAGCCCAATAGTCGTTCGACCTGGGATGGTTCGATCATGGATCGTGACCAGAACTACGATCTCTCGAATGCAACTCCGACCAGCAATTCGACATTCTTTCCGGCAGCACCAGCTGGAACCGGCACCGCGAGTCTCATGGGCTTGACCTATAATTGGGCGGCGCTCAGAGCCAAGGTTCCGGACATGGTCCCGGCCGGGAACACCAATCAACCGATCGGCCTCGCCTGGGCCTGGCAATCGTTGACGATGAGCGCGCCGCTGAACGCACCGGCGAAGGATCCGAAATTCAATTATGCGGACGTCATCATCCTTCTCACCGACGGTGACAACACCCAGAACCGCACGAGTTCGAACAAAGCAACGATCGATGGGCGCCAGAAGAAGCTCTGCGATGCCATTAAAGCAACGGGCGTCACCATCTATGCGGTGCAGGTCAATACTGACAAAGAGGCGCTACAGACAGCCTTGCAATATTGCGCCAGCGATCCTTCAAAATTCGTGATGCTCACCACGGCCGACCAGATCATCACCACCTTCGCCTCGATCGGCGCATCGCTGTCGCAACTGCATCTGTCGCGGTAG
- a CDS encoding LysR family transcriptional regulator, giving the protein MDRFQAMRLFARVADTGSFARAARELHVSPPAVTRAVTSLEELIGTRLFVRTTRTVTLTEAGARYLEDCHRILADVQEAEAAAAGSFATPSGTLTISAPALFGRIYVLPVVMDYLDLHAGVTAQTFLVDRVTNLLEEGIDVAIRIGHLPMSNLMASRVGTVRRVVCGSPDYFRRFGTPRTPADLPAHRLIGTNSAWSSSEWRFGQEQKTSVRIAPRLLCNTNDAAIEAAVRGWGLTRVMSYQVAPLIAEGKLVAVLTDDEEEPLPIHVVHPEGRKVTAKVRTFVELATQRLRSNPLINRL; this is encoded by the coding sequence ATGGATCGCTTTCAGGCCATGCGCCTCTTCGCCAGGGTCGCCGACACCGGCAGCTTCGCGCGGGCCGCCCGGGAGCTGCACGTCAGCCCGCCGGCGGTAACGCGCGCCGTGACCAGCCTGGAAGAGCTGATCGGCACGCGTCTCTTCGTCCGCACGACGCGCACCGTGACGCTGACCGAGGCGGGGGCGCGTTATCTGGAGGATTGTCACCGCATCCTGGCCGACGTGCAGGAGGCGGAGGCGGCCGCGGCCGGATCGTTCGCGACGCCGAGCGGCACATTGACGATCTCCGCGCCGGCGCTCTTCGGGCGCATCTACGTGCTGCCTGTCGTGATGGATTATCTCGATCTTCATGCCGGTGTGACCGCGCAAACCTTCCTTGTCGATCGCGTGACGAATTTGCTCGAAGAGGGGATCGATGTCGCCATCCGCATCGGCCACTTGCCGATGTCGAATCTGATGGCCTCGCGGGTGGGAACAGTACGGCGTGTGGTCTGCGGTTCGCCCGATTATTTCCGCCGCTTTGGCACCCCGCGGACCCCGGCCGATCTGCCGGCGCATCGGCTGATTGGCACCAACAGCGCCTGGTCCTCGTCGGAATGGCGTTTCGGCCAAGAGCAGAAGACAAGCGTGCGCATCGCCCCGCGCCTGTTGTGCAATACCAATGATGCCGCGATCGAAGCGGCCGTTCGAGGCTGGGGTTTGACGCGGGTGATGTCCTACCAGGTCGCGCCGCTGATCGCCGAAGGCAAGCTCGTTGCTGTCCTCACCGATGATGAAGAAGAACCCTTGCCCATCCATGTGGTGCATCCGGAAGGCCGCAAGGTCACAGCGAAGGTCAGAACCTTCGTCGAGCTGGCGACGCAGCGGCTCAGGAGCAATCCGTTGATCAATCGGCTCTGA
- a CDS encoding glutathione S-transferase, which yields MKLYHHPLSGHSHRARLFCTLADIPLELVELDVLKGAHKSADYLKLNRFGQVPLLDDGGVLIPDSNAIMVYLAKKFGRSDWLPEEAIGAAAVQRWLSVAAGQIAFGPAAARLVTVFGAKFNAEEVVQRAHGILRLLDAELQARDWLAAARPTIADIALYSYVARAPEGNVDLSPYGHVAGWLERIEALPGFVPFQETAIGLAAVR from the coding sequence ATGAAGCTCTACCACCACCCCTTATCCGGCCATTCGCACCGGGCGCGGCTGTTCTGCACCTTGGCCGACATCCCGCTCGAGCTGGTCGAGCTCGATGTCCTTAAGGGCGCCCACAAGTCGGCCGACTATCTGAAGCTCAATCGCTTCGGGCAGGTTCCCCTGCTCGACGACGGTGGCGTGCTGATCCCCGATTCCAACGCCATCATGGTCTATCTCGCCAAGAAATTCGGCCGCAGCGATTGGTTGCCCGAAGAGGCCATTGGCGCGGCTGCGGTGCAGCGCTGGCTGTCGGTTGCCGCAGGGCAGATCGCCTTTGGTCCGGCGGCGGCACGGCTCGTCACGGTCTTCGGCGCGAAGTTCAATGCTGAGGAAGTGGTGCAGCGCGCCCATGGGATCCTGCGTCTTCTCGATGCGGAACTGCAGGCGCGCGACTGGCTCGCGGCCGCGCGGCCGACCATCGCCGATATCGCGCTCTACAGCTATGTCGCCCGCGCGCCGGAGGGCAATGTTGATCTTTCGCCCTATGGCCATGTCGCGGGTTGGCTGGAGCGGATCGAAGCTCTTCCCGGCTTTGTCCCGTTCCAGGAAACCGCTATCGGCCTTGCCGCCGTGCGTTGA